From one Lycium ferocissimum isolate CSIRO_LF1 chromosome 5, AGI_CSIRO_Lferr_CH_V1, whole genome shotgun sequence genomic stretch:
- the LOC132056337 gene encoding protein CANDIDATE G-PROTEIN COUPLED RECEPTOR 7-like: MAVLYNCSLFSIVLAVLITTALAEIRSTQIRSDSRSTIPFDEFGYTHFGRLNLTVTDITLSHPKSGPEPVPSELGFFLVTREAWQHVLEQLQDGDIRCTLHSDLVKRVLTFDQLQPSVKQFNTSFNVGEANQFTLVFANCMPNLEVSMNVHSVMYNYNPKSGNLDFLSAGKTALPVIYYLFFVVYVLMGGLWVFALYKKRLSVYGIHFFMLAVVILKALNLLCEAEDKSYIKKTGTAHGWDVLFYIFSFLKGITLFTLIVLIGTGWSFLKPYLQDKEKKVLMIVIPLQVVANLAQVVIDETGPFGENSYTWKQVFLLVDIVCCCAVLFPIVWSIKNLREAAKTDGKAAVNLMKLTLFRQYYVIVICYIYFTRVVVYALETITSYRYQWTSVVAAEAATLAFYVFTGYNFRPKTHNPYFAIDDEEEEAASEALKLEDEFEL; the protein is encoded by the coding sequence ATGGCTGTTCTGTACAATTGTTCCCTTTTCTCTATAGTCTTGGCTGTCTTAATTACCACCGCATTAGCAGAGATCCGATCCACACAGATCCGATCCGATTCACGTTCTACAATCCCCTTTGATGAATTCGGGTACACCCATTTTGGCCGTCTTAACCTCACTGTAACCGACATCACCTTATCCCACCCGAAATCCGGACCCGAACCCGTTCCATCTGAATTGGGTTTCTTTCTTGTAACACGTGAAGCTTGGCAACATGTTCTTGAACAACTCCAAGATGGTGATATCAGATGTACTCTTCACTCTGATCTTGTTAAAAGGGTTTTAACTTTTGATCAGTTGCAACCATCTGTGAAACAATTCAATACTTCTTTTAATGTCGGTGAAGCGAATCAATTCACTCTTGTTTTTGCTAATTGCATGCCTAATTTGGAAGTTTCAATGAATGTTCATTCGGTTATGTATAATTATAACCCGAAAAGTGGGAATCTTGATTTTCTGTCTGCAGGCAAGACTGCTCTTCCAGTgatttattatttgttttttgttgTGTATGTGTTAATGGGGGGTTTATGGGTTTTTGCACTTTACAAGAAAAGGTTATCTGTTTATGGGATTCATTTCTTTATGCTTGCTGTTGTGATCTTGAAAGCATTGAATTTGCTGTGTGAGGCTGAGGATAAATCGTATATTAAGAAGACTGGTACTGCTCATGGTTGGGAtgttttgttttatatatttagcTTCTTGAAGGGTATTACTTTGTTCACTTTGATAGTTTTGATTGGAACTGGTTGGTCATTTTTGAAGCCTTACTTGCAAGATAAAGAGAAGAAGGTTTTGATGATTGTTATACCTTTGCAAGTTGTGGCCAATCTTGCTCAGGTTGTGATTGATGAAACTGGCCCTTTTGGTGAAAATTCATACACATGGAAGCAGGTTTTCTTGCTTGTTGatattgtgtgttgttgtgctGTATTGTTTCCTATTGTGTGGTCGATTAAGAACTTGCGTGAGGCAGCTAAGACTGATGGCAAGGCTGCAGTGAATTTGATGAAGTTGACATTATTCAGGCAGTACTACGTTATTGTGATATGTTACATATACTTTACAAGAGTTGTGGTTTATGCGTTGGAGACTATTACCTCATATCGGTATCAGTGGACTAGTGTGGTGGCTGCTGAAGCAGCAACACTTGCCTTCTATGTCTTTACGGGTTATAACTTCAGGCCTAAGACGCACAATCCATATTTTGCGATTGATGACGAGGAGGAAGAGGCTGCTTCCGAGGCACTCAAACTTGAAGACGAATTTGAATTATGA